In Gouania willdenowi chromosome 17, fGouWil2.1, whole genome shotgun sequence, one DNA window encodes the following:
- the LOC114479361 gene encoding dnaJ homolog subfamily C member 5-like, whose translation MSDGRQRTLSTCGESLYQVLGLEKGCTHDDIKKSYRKLALRYHPDKNPDNPEASEKFKELNSAHAVLSDLTKRNIYDSYGSLGLYVAQQFGEDNVNTYFMLSTWWAKGLFLVCGVLTGCYCCCCLCCCCNCCCGKLKPTPSGEGPEPDYASPDELEEEMNNDPDKDVEAPIIQQPTNASEKTQLITDGHRRYGDTYT comes from the exons ATGTCTGACGGCAGGCAACGCACCTTATCCACATGTGGAGAGTCTCTGTACCAGGTTCTGGGTCTGGAGAAAGGCTGTACCCACGATGACATCAAAAAGTCCTACAG GAAACTGGCTCTGCGCTACCATCCTGATAAAAACCCGGATAATCCCGAGGCATCGGAGAAGTTTAAAGAGTTGAACAGTGCTCACGCTGTTCTGTCGGATCTCACCAAGAGGAACATCTATGACTCGTATGGATCACTGGGACTGTACGTCGCCCAGCAGTTTGGAGAGGACAACGTCAACACGTACTTTATGTTGTCTACCTGGTGGGCAAAG GGTTTGTTCCTGGTCTGTGGGGTCCTCACAGGatgttactgctgctgctgcctctgCTGCTGTTGCAACTGTTGCTGTGGGAAActgaagcccacacccagcggGGAGGGGCCAGAGCCAGATTATGCTTCCCCAGAtgagctggaggaggaaatgAACAACGATCCTGACAAAG ATGTGGAAGCTCCCATCATTCAGCAGCCGACTAATGCCAGCGAGAAAACCCAGCTGATCACTGATGGACATCGCAGATATGGAGACACTTACACATGA
- the LOC114479336 gene encoding E3 ubiquitin-protein ligase TRIM63-like — protein MESLEKQLICPICLEMFSKPVVILPCQHNLCRKCANDVFQASNPYLSTRSGSTVTSGGRFRCPSCRHEVVLDRHGVYGLQRNLLVENIIDMYKQGSTSKPVPEVKLAQPTCGDHKEEKINIYCVTCSIPTCSLCKVFGAHKDCQVAPLNDIFNQQKAELTDCVSLLVGNNERIQAVISQLDETCRAVEENGRRQKSKVCETLDHLFALLEEKKGEMTVRINSEQEEKLDYIRSLTKRYSEHLESTAKLLETAIQTMDESEMAVFLQTTKPLLQKIVEGTNTSHLDKLQRGYENMDHFSTKVDHQRRALSHMEFIKIDEDDDDEDEVEVRGSTLSGAELQHHRAPAANQVPLQRPLEAPPTQKPTDVPPPLATQGKNPAPSPSNHATTQPTPSSSNQASAPSSPANSANQSDQQSESEDTSGQKHVFSFSWLNQK, from the exons ATGGAGAGTTTGGAAAAGCAGCTCATCTGTCCCATCTGCCTGGAGATGTTCTCCAAACCGGTGGTGATCCTACCCTGCCAACATAACCTCTGCCGCAAGTGTGCCAATGACGTGTTCCAG GCATCCAACCCCTACCTATCGACACGGAGCGGTTCCACGGTTACGTCTGGAGGGCGATTCCGATGCCCTTCCTGTCGCCATGAAGTCGTCCTGGACCGTCATGGAGTTTATGGTCTGCAGAGGAACCTCCTGGTGGAGAATATTATTGACATGTACAAACAAGGAAGCACCAG CAAACCTGTCCCTGAAGTGAAGCTGGCTCAGCCCACGTGTGGCGACCACAAAGAAGAGAAGATCAACATTTACTGCGTCACCTGCAGCATTCCAACCTGTTCACTCTGCAAAGTGTTTGGTGCTCACAAAGACTGCCAAGTGGCCCCACTCAATGACATCTTCAACCAGCAGAAG gCTGAGCTGACTGACTGTGTGTCTCTGCTGGTGGGAAACAACGAGAGGATTCAGGCCGTCATTAGTCAATTGGACGAAACATGCAGAGCTGTGGAA GAGAACGGTCGTAGGCAGAAGTCAAAGGTGTGTGAGACGTTAGATCACCTGTTTGCGCtgctggaggagaagaaaggagAGATGACGGTGAGGATCAACTCGGAGCAGGAGGAGAAGCTGGACTACATCCGTTCCCTCACAAAGAGGTACTCTGAGCACCTGGAAAGCACCGCCAAACTGCTAGAGACCGCCATCCAGACCATGGACGAGTCGGAGATGGCCGTGTTCCTGCAG ACCACCAAACCTCTGCTGCAGAA GATAGTGGAAGGTACCAACACATCACACCTGGATAAACTCCAACGAGGCTACGAAAACATGGATCATTTCAGCACAAAGGTTGATCACCAGAGGAGAGCTCTGAGCCACATGGAGTTCATCAAGA ttgatgaagatgatgacgaTGAGGATGAAGTAGAGGTCAGAGGGTCAACTCTGAGTGGAGCTGAGCTGCAGCATCACCGAGCCccagcagccaatcaggtgcCCCTGCAGAGACCcctggaggccccgcccactcagAAACCCACAGATGTCCCACCCCCCTTAGCCACACAGGGGAAAAACCCTGCACCCTCACCATCCAACCATGCCACCACCCAACCAACGCCTTCATCATCCAACCAGGCCTCAGCGCCATCATCTCCAGCTAACTCTGCTAACCAG TCAGATCAGCAGAGTGAGTCTGAGGACACCAGTGGACAGAAGCACGTCTTCTCCTTTAGCTGGCTCAACCAGAAATaa